A region from the Rosa rugosa chromosome 6, drRosRugo1.1, whole genome shotgun sequence genome encodes:
- the LOC133715046 gene encoding probable hexosyltransferase MUCI70: protein MFNSNSVSISVSDDESDELGRMRVRVRRKRKKLGHRFKNEFLRRVVRSLVKYWALLILLPAIGLLLYEAWSIGWKSPQLNNKSEKPSLVHSELNASSEKKSEGNLNRLDPITRVIHGVRERCLQILPPEELEHLEIPVREDATSPVKKLLYRTENDGPLLGGYNTRSEEHTEATRFNLFTGNQTLDQRGEMFKVNETVTINCGFYSENGGFKISNEDKNYMQSCDIVVSTCAFGGGDDLYQPIGMSEASLQKVCYVAFWDEVTVSTQESAEHRIGEDGFIGRWRIVVVSDLPFADQRLNGKIPKMLAHRLFPHSKYSIWVDSKSQFRRDPLGVLEALLWRTNSVLAISEHGARSSVYDEAKAVVKKNKAKPEEVEVQLAQYRHDGLPEDKRFNGKKALAEASVIVREHTPLTNMFMCLWFNEVVRFTSRDQLSFPYVLWRLKVLKSINMFPVCTRKDLVNSMGHIRKTKPLKI from the exons ATGTTCAACAGCAACAGCGTATCAATCTCAGTCTCCGATGACGAATCCGACGAGCTCGGCCGGATGCGCGTCCGAGTTCGCCGGAAGCGCAAGAAACTCGGCCACCGATTCAAGAACGAGTTCCTCCGCCGAGTGGTGAGGAGTCTGGTCAAGTACTGGGCCCTTCTGATTCTTCTCCCAGCCATTGGTTTGCTTCTGTACGAGGCTTGGAGTATCGGCTGGAAATCCCCACAGCTCAATAATAAGTCGGAAAAGCCGAGTTTGGTCCACTCGGAACTCAATGCGAGTTCGGAGAAGAAATCCGAAGGCAATTTGAATCGGCTTGATCCTATCACTCGGGTTATTCATGGCGTTAGGGAAC GTTGCTTGCAAATCTTACCTCCTGAAGAACTTGAGCATCTGGAAATTCCTGTGCGCGAAGATGCCACTAGTCCTGTTAAGAAATTGTTATACAGAACGGAGAATGATGGTCCGTTGTTAGGAGGGTACAATACCCGGTCTGAAGAGCACACAGAGGCCACAAGATTTAATTTGTTTACGGGAAATCAAACTCTAGATCAGAGAGGTGAAATGTTTAAG GTAAATGAAACTGTTACCATAAACTGTGGTTTCTACAGTGAAAATGGTGGGTTTAAGATCTCAAATGAAGACAAGAATTACATGCAAAGTTGTGACATTGTAGTCTCCACTTGTGCATTCGGTGGTGGAGATGATCTTTATCAACCCATTGGAATGTCAGAGGCATCTCTTCAGAAG GTTTGCTATGTTGCTTTTTGGGATGAAGTTACTGTAAGTACTCAGGAATCAGCTGAACATAGAATTGGTGAGGATGGATTTATTGGGAGATGGCGCATTGTGGTTGTAAGCGATCTGCCTTTTGCAGACCAAAGGTTGAATGGAAAAATCCCCAAG ATGTTGGCACATCGCCTTTTTCCTCATTCAAAGTATTCCATTTGGGTGGATTCGAAGTCCCAATTTAGGAGGGACCCTTTAGGTGTTCTTGAAGCCCTTCTTTGGCGTACCAATTCAGTACTTGCGATCTCAGAACATGGAGCTCGCAGTAGCGTTTATGATGAGGCAAAGGCCGTTGTCAAGAAAAACAAGGCCAAACCAGAAGAAGTTGAGGTACAGTTGGCTCAGTACCGTCATGATGGATTGCCAGAAGACAAGAGGTTCAATGGAAAGAAAG CTCTTGCCGAAGCATCTGTTATTGTTAGGGAGCATACCCCGTTGACGAATATGTTTATGTGCCTCTGGTTCAACGAGGTGGTCCGTTTCACATCTCGCGATCAGCTCAGTTTCCCATATGTACTGTGGAGGTTGAAAGTGCTCAAGAGCATCAACATGTTTCCTGTATGCACCCGCAAAGATCTTGTTAATAGTATGGGCCACATACGCAAGACTAAGCCTCTGAAAATTTGA